A part of Atribacteraceae bacterium genomic DNA contains:
- a CDS encoding GNAT family N-acetyltransferase codes for MIQNDILILRPVSFNDQQFVIHIRNNPTIYRELFSDPPLYDFVHERWLRNVNSDETIDLIIEYQGTRAGRICLNYISYRHMRAEYGIVLLPEYQSKGLAYQASCLLFDYVFQNLPLQKIYLKVFADNQTAIALYKKLGFQEEGRLLKEYYKNGKWRDVLRMATFKDDWLARKA; via the coding sequence ATGATACAGAATGATATTTTAATTCTGAGACCGGTCAGTTTTAATGACCAGCAATTTGTAATCCATATTCGCAATAATCCCACAATATATCGAGAGCTCTTTTCTGATCCCCCGCTGTATGATTTTGTACATGAGCGATGGCTAAGGAACGTCAATAGCGACGAAACGATTGATTTGATAATCGAATACCAAGGAACGAGGGCGGGCCGGATCTGTCTTAATTATATTTCATACCGTCATATGCGGGCCGAGTACGGCATTGTCCTTTTGCCAGAATACCAGAGCAAGGGTTTAGCCTATCAAGCCAGCTGCCTGTTGTTTGACTATGTTTTCCAAAATTTGCCTCTTCAAAAAATATACTTAAAAGTATTTGCCGACAATCAGACGGCTATCGCTTTATATAAAAAGCTTGGCTTTCAGGAAGAAGGTCGCTTATTAAAAGAATATTATAAAAATGGGAAATGGCGAGACGTGCTCCGGATGGCGACGTTCAAAGATGATTGGCTGGCGAGGAAGGCATGA
- a CDS encoding ECF transporter S component — translation MHSSSPGSSLSVPRITILASLIALSVVGSYLKIPSPTGTVALDAVPGYLGGLYLGFGEGAIIAFLGHILTSLNVGFPLGLPIHLLIGAEMALIVAVFRLVYLRWSYLPAIAIAVFLNGVIAPLTMVPLFGWGFFTAIILSLVVSSAANAMLACAIYRLLLKKNG, via the coding sequence ATGCACAGCTCTTCACCCGGTTCGTCGCTCTCGGTACCCCGTATTACAATTCTTGCGTCCCTGATCGCCCTTTCCGTGGTAGGCTCGTACCTCAAAATCCCCAGCCCCACCGGTACGGTCGCCCTCGATGCCGTTCCCGGTTACCTGGGAGGGCTGTACCTCGGATTTGGCGAAGGAGCGATTATTGCTTTTCTGGGACACATTCTCACCTCGCTTAATGTCGGTTTTCCATTGGGTTTGCCCATTCATCTTCTCATCGGGGCGGAGATGGCCCTCATCGTCGCTGTTTTCCGGCTGGTCTACCTTCGCTGGAGCTATCTTCCGGCGATTGCCATAGCCGTATTTCTCAACGGGGTGATCGCGCCATTGACCATGGTTCCTCTGTTCGGCTGGGGGTTTTTTACTGCGATCATTCTTTCCCTGGTGGTTTCATCCGCAGCCAACGCCATGCTGGCTTGTGCAATCTACCGGCTGCTCCTCAAAAAGAATGGTTGA
- a CDS encoding PIG-L family deacetylase, protein MSIAFVVAAGPNDEALGWGGMIAWIVSSGWKAHMFSVAEGVTSRIPHRQVVTAQDSLDRLTGCARKASEILGVESPNFPGLPDDRLESVNRVK, encoded by the coding sequence ATGAGCATTGCCTTTGTTGTTGCCGCTGGTCCAAACGACGAAGCTCTGGGATGGGGGGGGATGATTGCTTGGATAGTAAGCTCTGGTTGGAAAGCGCATATGTTCAGCGTTGCCGAAGGGGTGACCAGTCGGATACCACACCGCCAAGTGGTGACTGCTCAGGATAGTCTGGATCGCCTCACTGGTTGTGCCCGGAAAGCCTCGGAGATATTAGGAGTTGAGTCACCGAACTTCCCGGGCCTTCCCGATGACCGGTTAGAATCTGTTAATCGAGTGAAGTAA
- a CDS encoding DUF6364 family protein → MEKQNVTISVPKDILKKAKHIAVNRQTSLSRLLAETLEDIVEKDDVYNKAKARQLAAMKSGFNLGVRGKIAWKREDLHAR, encoded by the coding sequence ATGGAAAAACAAAATGTTACCATATCGGTACCCAAAGATATTTTAAAAAAAGCAAAACACATTGCTGTTAACAGGCAAACATCCCTGTCTCGCCTCCTGGCAGAAACCCTGGAAGATATTGTTGAAAAGGATGACGTCTATAACAAAGCAAAAGCCAGGCAGCTTGCTGCGATGAAAAGTGGTTTCAACCTGGGGGTAAGAGGAAAAATAGCCTGGAAAAGAGAAGATTTACATGCCCGATGA
- the pseC gene encoding UDP-4-amino-4,6-dideoxy-N-acetyl-beta-L-altrosamine transaminase, translated as MNRSRRAEESNAEIAMKPIPYARQSIAEGDVQAVVESLRSDWLTQGPVVPAFEQKVADYCGARYAVAVNSGTSALHLACLALGLSPGDFLWTSPLTFVASANCARMCGAGVDFVDIDYRTGNMSINFLSEKLRKAEKTGTLPKIVIPVHYAGQSCLTREIHSLSQRYGFSIIEDASHALGGEYLDTKVGSCRYSDVSVLSFHPVKIITSGEGGMVLTNSETTERTLRRLRSHGITREAVDMEQVPHGPWYYEQIDLGYNYRMTDLQAALGLSQTERLDTFLARRRSIARRYTEDLRDFPLFLPFKHPDTRSAWHLYVIRLCLGAIGKTRQAVFASLQNAGINVNVHYIPVHTQPYYQRLGFGWGSFPVAEKFYAEALSLPVYPDLTEEEQGFVVERLGEALG; from the coding sequence GTGAACCGATCGAGGCGAGCGGAAGAGTCAAATGCGGAAATCGCGATGAAGCCTATTCCCTATGCCCGCCAGAGCATCGCAGAAGGCGATGTTCAAGCGGTGGTCGAAAGCCTTCGCTCCGATTGGCTGACCCAGGGACCGGTGGTCCCCGCTTTTGAGCAGAAGGTAGCCGACTATTGTGGGGCAAGGTACGCCGTGGCGGTCAACAGCGGGACCTCCGCCCTTCATCTGGCTTGTCTCGCCTTGGGGCTTAGTCCGGGGGATTTTCTCTGGACCTCCCCTCTCACTTTTGTGGCCTCGGCCAATTGTGCCCGGATGTGTGGGGCAGGCGTTGATTTTGTGGATATCGACTACCGCACCGGCAATATGAGCATCAATTTCCTGTCGGAGAAACTCCGGAAGGCGGAAAAAACCGGTACTCTCCCCAAGATCGTCATCCCCGTCCACTATGCCGGTCAGTCTTGCCTGACGAGGGAAATCCATTCTTTGTCCCAACGCTACGGCTTTTCCATCATCGAGGACGCCTCGCACGCCCTGGGAGGAGAATATTTGGATACGAAGGTCGGTTCTTGCCGTTATTCCGATGTCTCGGTCCTGAGCTTTCACCCGGTGAAGATCATCACCTCTGGGGAAGGCGGCATGGTGCTGACCAATAGTGAGACCACCGAGCGCACGCTCCGGCGACTCCGCAGCCACGGTATCACCCGGGAGGCCGTCGACATGGAACAAGTCCCCCATGGCCCCTGGTACTATGAACAGATAGACTTGGGCTACAACTACCGGATGACCGATCTCCAGGCCGCCCTGGGCTTGAGCCAGACGGAACGGCTCGACACGTTCCTGGCCCGTCGCCGCTCGATCGCCCGCCGCTACACTGAGGATTTGCGGGACTTCCCGCTTTTTCTGCCCTTCAAACACCCGGATACCCGTTCGGCCTGGCATCTTTATGTCATCCGACTGTGTCTTGGCGCGATTGGTAAAACCCGCCAGGCCGTGTTCGCAAGTCTTCAAAATGCCGGGATCAACGTCAACGTCCACTACATCCCCGTCCACACTCAACCCTATTACCAGCGCTTAGGCTTTGGCTGGGGGAGCTTTCCCGTCGCAGAAAAGTTCTACGCGGAGGCCCTGAGTCTTCCCGTTTATCCGGACTTGACCGAAGAGGAGCAGGGATTTGTGGTGGAGAGGCTGGGGGAGGCACTGGGGTGA
- the pseG gene encoding UDP-2,4-diacetamido-2,4,6-trideoxy-beta-L-altropyranose hydrolase yields the protein MIYSGVFFGTSLRKREIRQLSTMTVVFRVEASPIIGSGHLMRCLTLARQIRKRGAGVLFVMRDLPGHLATLVERAGLPVTLLPAPAAGREPIELLTTHSHWLGVHWETDARQTLDVVAQHGPVDWLVVDHYAIEKRWEQILRPVSGRILVIDDLADREHECDVLLDQNYLTGLATRYHNRVPAHCLTFLGPRYALLRDEFLQARKQSLHRTGRIEKILVFFGGYDPANATGLALRSIAALERPEITVEVVVGEANPHSGEISELCRSSPRFRFHRQIENIAELMNHSDLGLGAGGATMWERCYLGLPSLVLILAENQRNTTLSCAHYGAVENLGDFGCLTETHLTEKLRHCLDHPAKVRQMGGRALQLSDEGIGPPGRGIVESLWINGG from the coding sequence ATGATATACTCAGGGGTGTTTTTCGGGACATCACTACGGAAACGGGAAATCAGACAACTCTCCACCATGACTGTTGTATTCCGGGTTGAGGCTTCGCCGATCATCGGTTCTGGCCACCTCATGCGTTGTTTGACCCTGGCTCGGCAGATCAGAAAGCGCGGCGCCGGAGTTCTCTTCGTGATGCGGGACCTGCCTGGACACCTCGCCACCCTGGTAGAGCGAGCGGGTCTGCCCGTCACGCTTCTGCCGGCCCCGGCTGCGGGCAGAGAACCGATCGAACTGCTGACGACCCATTCCCACTGGTTGGGGGTCCATTGGGAAACGGATGCCCGACAGACCCTTGATGTCGTAGCTCAGCATGGCCCGGTCGACTGGCTGGTAGTCGATCATTACGCTATCGAGAAACGCTGGGAGCAGATCCTAAGGCCTGTGTCCGGACGAATCCTGGTTATCGACGATCTGGCCGACCGGGAACATGAATGCGATGTGCTTCTGGACCAGAACTACCTTACCGGTCTGGCCACCCGCTACCATAACCGTGTCCCGGCGCACTGTCTGACTTTTCTGGGGCCCCGCTATGCTCTCCTGCGGGATGAGTTTCTCCAGGCCCGAAAACAATCTCTCCACCGCACCGGTCGTATTGAAAAGATTCTCGTCTTTTTTGGAGGATATGACCCGGCGAACGCCACCGGACTGGCTCTCCGCTCCATCGCCGCCCTCGAGCGGCCGGAAATCACGGTGGAGGTGGTGGTGGGAGAGGCCAATCCGCATAGCGGGGAAATCAGTGAATTGTGCCGATCAAGTCCCCGTTTCCGTTTTCATCGACAGATTGAAAACATAGCCGAATTGATGAACCACTCTGACCTCGGCCTGGGGGCCGGCGGGGCAACGATGTGGGAACGGTGCTACCTGGGGCTTCCCTCCCTGGTCTTGATCCTGGCCGAAAACCAGCGAAACACCACGCTGAGCTGTGCGCACTATGGAGCGGTGGAGAACCTGGGCGACTTCGGCTGCTTAACGGAAACACATCTTACCGAAAAACTGCGGCACTGTCTCGACCATCCCGCGAAGGTTCGGCAAATGGGCGGCCGGGCGCTTCAACTCTCCGATGAAGGCATTGGACCCCCGGGGCGAGGGATAGTGGAGAGCCTGTGGATAAATGGTGGATAA
- a CDS encoding glycosyltransferase family protein: MKTVIIVQARMTSTRLPGKVLMEVRGKPLLEYQIERLSRVQLVDALVIATTVNDTDQPIVDLCRRLGISYFRGSEDDVLSRYYHAALEQAADTVVRITADCPLVDPTVVDDVIRFYRDHFPSYDYVANILERTYPRGMDTEVFSFQALEKAHHKAEAPYQREHVTPFINSQPQRFCLGNVRHHEDLSSHRWTVDTIEDFELVQRVIDMLYTISPFFSIRDIVRTLEKIPMAPH, from the coding sequence GTGAAAACCGTTATCATTGTCCAGGCCCGGATGACTTCGACCCGTCTTCCCGGGAAAGTATTGATGGAAGTGAGGGGAAAACCGCTCCTGGAGTATCAAATCGAGCGTTTGAGCAGGGTCCAGTTGGTCGACGCACTGGTTATCGCCACCACCGTAAACGACACTGATCAGCCGATAGTAGACCTTTGTAGGAGGCTTGGAATATCTTACTTCAGGGGCTCAGAAGACGATGTATTGTCACGCTATTATCATGCGGCCCTCGAACAGGCAGCCGACACGGTAGTCCGGATAACCGCGGATTGCCCACTTGTCGACCCGACAGTTGTGGACGACGTGATCCGTTTCTACCGCGACCACTTTCCTTCCTATGATTATGTGGCCAACATTCTGGAGCGGACATATCCCCGGGGAATGGATACGGAAGTTTTTTCTTTCCAGGCATTGGAAAAAGCCCATCATAAGGCAGAGGCTCCCTATCAACGGGAACACGTTACGCCATTTATTAACAGTCAGCCACAACGCTTCTGTTTGGGGAACGTCAGACATCACGAAGATCTTAGCAGTCATCGCTGGACGGTTGATACCATTGAGGATTTCGAGTTGGTGCAAAGAGTAATAGATATGTTATATACAATCAGCCCCTTTTTTTCCATAAGAGACATCGTAAGAACTCTAGAAAAAATCCCCATGGCGCCTCATTAA
- the pseB gene encoding UDP-N-acetylglucosamine 4,6-dehydratase (inverting) codes for MEWNKLSVLVTGGTGSFGKKFVGTMLAEYHPRRVIVFSRDELKQHEMRIGGFDHPSVRYFIGDVRDFGRLRRAFQEVDVVVHAAALKQVPACEYNPIEAVNTNVNGAKNVIDAALDCGTQKVLALSTDKATAPVNLYGATKLVAEKLFVQANAYSGPRKTRFACVRYGNVVGSRGSVVPLFLAQRKNGKITVTDPRMTRFWITLEQGVRFVVSSIEKMHGGEVFIPKLPSMNIMDLAGVLAPQCEVEYIGIRPGEKLHESLLSRYEAPQALEMADRYVIFPAHSWWSQNNYSDGKSLPDGFFYSSDNNGNWLTPEQLSAMVEA; via the coding sequence ATGGAGTGGAACAAGCTTTCGGTTTTGGTGACTGGAGGGACGGGGTCGTTCGGGAAGAAGTTCGTCGGCACGATGCTTGCCGAATATCATCCCCGGAGAGTCATCGTTTTCAGCCGGGACGAGCTGAAGCAGCACGAGATGCGGATCGGAGGATTCGACCATCCGAGCGTGCGTTATTTCATTGGCGATGTGCGTGACTTCGGGCGGTTGCGCAGGGCTTTCCAGGAGGTGGACGTGGTGGTTCATGCTGCTGCCCTTAAGCAGGTCCCGGCCTGTGAGTACAATCCCATCGAAGCAGTAAACACCAACGTCAACGGGGCCAAAAATGTGATCGATGCGGCGCTTGATTGCGGAACACAAAAGGTGTTGGCCCTCAGCACCGACAAAGCCACCGCCCCCGTCAACCTCTATGGAGCGACCAAGCTGGTAGCCGAGAAGCTCTTTGTCCAGGCCAACGCTTACAGTGGTCCCAGGAAAACCCGCTTTGCCTGTGTTCGTTACGGTAATGTGGTGGGGAGCCGGGGGAGCGTGGTGCCGCTGTTTCTCGCACAGCGGAAAAACGGGAAGATCACCGTCACCGACCCGCGGATGACCCGGTTCTGGATTACTCTGGAACAGGGTGTGCGCTTCGTCGTCTCCTCCATCGAAAAGATGCATGGCGGCGAGGTCTTTATCCCCAAACTTCCCAGCATGAACATCATGGATCTGGCCGGCGTGCTCGCCCCTCAGTGTGAGGTGGAATATATCGGGATCCGGCCCGGGGAGAAGCTCCACGAATCGCTGCTTTCCCGCTATGAGGCCCCCCAGGCCCTGGAAATGGCTGATCGTTATGTCATTTTCCCTGCCCACTCCTGGTGGTCGCAGAACAACTATTCAGATGGGAAATCCCTTCCCGACGGATTTTTCTATTCCAGCGACAACAACGGAAACTGGCTCACCCCGGAACAGCTCAGCGCCATGGTGGAGGCCTAA
- the pseI gene encoding pseudaminic acid synthase, giving the protein MNSLQLAERKIGQKMPPFIVAEMSANHNQSLERALRIVEEANRAGVDAVKIQTYPEETVTIDTDKAGFVVRDPNSPWVNRKLFDLYKEAHTPWEWHKPIMQKCRDLGLICFSTPLDSSVVDFLESLNVPFYKIGSFEIIDLPLIRRVAQTGKPMIISTGMASCAEIDEAVTTAKKSGCKEIVLLKCTSSYPASARDANLRTIPHMSDAFGCLVGLSDHTLGIGVAVAGVAMGAAIIEKHFTLSRNDGGLDATFSLEPDEMARLVCECISAWEALGTVKYGSTPWEGKSKAFRRSLYIVQDLKRGDILNVNNLKIIRPGYGLAPRFYDILIGKRVCRDVKKGTALTWELLFDEK; this is encoded by the coding sequence TTGAATAGTCTGCAACTTGCTGAAAGAAAAATCGGTCAAAAAATGCCGCCATTTATTGTTGCGGAAATGTCTGCGAATCATAATCAGTCTCTCGAAAGAGCTCTGCGAATAGTTGAAGAGGCCAACCGAGCTGGAGTTGATGCTGTAAAAATCCAGACCTATCCGGAAGAAACCGTAACAATAGACACAGACAAGGCCGGCTTTGTTGTTCGGGATCCAAACAGCCCATGGGTCAACAGAAAACTTTTCGATCTCTATAAGGAAGCTCATACCCCATGGGAATGGCACAAACCAATAATGCAGAAGTGTCGAGATCTGGGGTTGATTTGTTTCAGCACGCCCTTGGATTCTTCGGTAGTAGATTTTTTAGAATCTTTGAATGTTCCTTTTTATAAAATTGGTTCTTTCGAAATCATAGATCTTCCATTGATTCGAAGAGTTGCCCAAACAGGTAAACCGATGATTATTTCTACAGGAATGGCAAGTTGTGCTGAAATCGACGAAGCAGTAACCACAGCAAAAAAGAGTGGTTGCAAAGAAATTGTACTCCTTAAGTGTACAAGTAGTTATCCGGCAAGTGCGAGAGACGCAAATTTGCGAACAATTCCTCACATGTCTGACGCCTTTGGTTGTTTGGTAGGCCTATCTGATCACACTCTCGGTATAGGCGTAGCAGTGGCAGGCGTGGCGATGGGGGCGGCTATCATCGAGAAACATTTTACCCTTTCCAGAAACGATGGGGGGTTAGACGCGACATTCTCATTGGAACCAGATGAAATGGCCAGGCTGGTTTGTGAATGTATAAGCGCTTGGGAAGCCCTGGGTACTGTCAAATATGGATCTACCCCTTGGGAAGGTAAATCAAAAGCTTTCCGGCGATCCCTCTATATTGTGCAAGATTTAAAAAGGGGAGATATTCTTAATGTAAATAATTTAAAGATAATTCGCCCAGGCTATGGCCTGGCGCCAAGATTTTATGACATATTGATTGGGAAAAGGGTATGCAGGGACGTCAAAAAAGGAACGGCCCTGACTTGGGAACTTTTATTTGATGAAAAATAA
- a CDS encoding PIN domain-containing protein: MPDDTGLQFVDTNILIYAYDVSSAEKHQRALALVSELWDSGRGCLSIQVLQELYVNLAQKIPHPLTPLETTRIVDDFGQWRLHKPELRSVIEAIYIQQRNRISFWDAMIICSAKEMGCKNIWTEDLNPNQSYEGIMAVNPFITG; encoded by the coding sequence ATGCCCGATGATACTGGACTTCAGTTTGTGGATACTAACATTCTTATTTATGCGTATGATGTAAGTAGTGCCGAAAAACACCAGCGTGCCCTGGCCTTGGTTTCAGAACTATGGGATTCGGGTAGAGGATGCTTGAGTATCCAGGTATTGCAGGAGCTTTATGTTAACCTGGCGCAGAAAATTCCCCATCCATTAACGCCTCTGGAAACAACGCGCATTGTTGATGACTTCGGCCAATGGCGCCTTCATAAACCGGAGCTCAGAAGCGTGATAGAAGCCATTTATATTCAGCAGCGCAATAGAATATCATTCTGGGACGCCATGATTATTTGCAGCGCTAAGGAAATGGGCTGCAAGAATATTTGGACGGAAGATCTCAATCCAAATCAATCATATGAAGGCATTATGGCCGTCAATCCATTCATAACCGGTTAA
- a CDS encoding 6-hydroxymethylpterin diphosphokinase MptE-like protein, which translates to MKKGRKNLYFRQSAKQTKPANAKTPGGLNIFQKNLDTLAATDPSLAKRIQNTPDNGRFRVVRNGLNALPTLQLSSGNFTYYNPADPMRDVKDQLESLKLRNTRLAVFLGFGLGYEALYYARHMSKEQQTTFFLIIEKEPEIFRAALKTLNLIPLLEIPQVKFIVGEEEKRLYPLLRQYLAEQSRFMFLKAMKPVYHTSALILNKEYYLNALKILRESAVHQILNFGDSPEDSLVGVRHMLANLGEIAGNPGVNLLFDKFCGKPAVVVATGPSLNKNKHLLKGLEKKALIIAADASLKILLDMGVKPHLVTSLERVPLTAELLKGFTPEETLDTYLAACPVVVPELYEAYPGPRCIVYRNFDHFRWLGIERGILDIKLSAGNMAFKVAEALGCDPIILIGQDLAFSREGTTHASGAVLGEKQDAPLAQKILEVPGNDGQPITTTETWYSFLKGYELDLAGYSGACINATEGGAFIQGTTVMSFQETIERYIREEFHPLAIIRKELSAFTVEDAERDLRQVLELSEKTVEDLTAIIKECKKGLESVRKHQDILHACLQEPERPPELRSQLAQIQREILEPKLSFAQKYRHTYQLYLMHVLQSFSIKFEMEMIAIPEKHDHRDQATAEILLQHEQWYSVIGELVKICMDVLVQGKEKLEEDVRGEKQEGRQNKYQDSLPPPINI; encoded by the coding sequence GTGAAGAAAGGAAGGAAAAACCTGTATTTCCGGCAATCGGCCAAACAGACCAAGCCAGCGAACGCCAAAACACCGGGAGGATTGAATATATTTCAAAAAAACCTGGATACCCTGGCGGCCACGGACCCTTCGCTGGCCAAGCGCATTCAGAATACCCCCGACAACGGACGGTTCCGGGTGGTTCGGAACGGCTTGAATGCCCTGCCTACCCTCCAATTGAGTAGTGGTAACTTTACCTACTACAATCCGGCCGACCCCATGCGGGACGTGAAGGATCAGTTGGAATCCCTGAAGTTACGCAATACCCGGCTGGCCGTCTTTCTGGGCTTTGGGCTGGGGTACGAGGCGCTTTATTATGCCCGGCACATGTCCAAAGAACAGCAAACCACCTTTTTCCTGATTATCGAGAAAGAGCCGGAGATCTTTCGTGCGGCCCTGAAAACGTTGAATTTAATCCCTCTGCTTGAGATCCCCCAGGTGAAATTTATCGTCGGGGAAGAGGAGAAGAGGCTCTATCCGTTGTTAAGGCAGTATTTAGCCGAGCAGTCACGCTTCATGTTTCTCAAGGCCATGAAGCCCGTCTATCATACTTCGGCCTTGATTTTGAACAAGGAGTACTATCTCAACGCTTTAAAGATACTCCGGGAGAGCGCTGTCCACCAGATCCTTAACTTTGGAGATTCACCGGAGGATTCCTTGGTGGGAGTGCGGCATATGCTGGCTAATCTGGGGGAAATAGCGGGAAATCCCGGGGTGAACTTACTCTTTGATAAATTTTGTGGAAAGCCGGCAGTGGTGGTTGCAACGGGCCCCTCTCTCAACAAAAATAAGCATCTGTTGAAGGGATTAGAAAAAAAAGCTCTCATCATCGCCGCGGATGCTTCTTTGAAAATTCTCCTGGATATGGGGGTCAAGCCCCACCTGGTGACCTCCCTGGAACGCGTTCCCCTGACTGCTGAGCTTCTTAAGGGCTTCACGCCGGAAGAGACGCTGGACACATATCTCGCCGCTTGTCCGGTAGTCGTCCCGGAGCTTTACGAAGCTTATCCAGGTCCTCGCTGTATCGTCTACCGGAATTTCGACCACTTCAGGTGGTTGGGGATAGAGCGGGGAATACTCGATATCAAGCTTTCCGCCGGAAATATGGCCTTCAAGGTGGCCGAGGCCCTGGGATGCGATCCGATCATCCTTATTGGGCAGGATCTGGCCTTCAGCCGGGAGGGAACGACTCATGCCTCAGGTGCGGTTCTGGGGGAAAAACAGGACGCGCCCTTAGCTCAAAAAATCCTGGAAGTACCGGGCAACGATGGCCAACCGATTACAACGACCGAAACCTGGTACTCCTTCCTCAAAGGCTACGAACTCGACCTTGCTGGATATTCCGGCGCCTGTATCAACGCCACCGAAGGCGGGGCTTTTATTCAGGGAACCACGGTGATGAGCTTCCAAGAAACGATCGAGCGCTACATCCGGGAGGAGTTTCATCCTTTGGCTATCATCAGGAAAGAGCTATCCGCCTTCACCGTTGAAGATGCTGAGCGGGACCTGCGGCAAGTGCTGGAATTGAGCGAAAAGACCGTTGAAGACCTCACTGCCATCATCAAGGAGTGTAAGAAGGGACTGGAATCGGTCAGGAAACACCAGGATATCCTTCACGCCTGCCTGCAGGAACCGGAACGACCTCCGGAGCTACGGTCTCAACTCGCGCAAATCCAGCGGGAAATCCTGGAACCCAAACTGAGCTTCGCCCAAAAATACAGACACACCTATCAACTCTATCTGATGCATGTCCTCCAGTCTTTCAGTATCAAGTTCGAGATGGAAATGATCGCCATCCCGGAAAAGCATGACCACCGGGACCAAGCCACCGCTGAAATCCTGCTCCAACACGAGCAATGGTATTCAGTCATTGGTGAGCTGGTGAAGATTTGCATGGATGTTTTGGTGCAGGGGAAGGAGAAGCTAGAAGAGGACGTGAGAGGTGAGAAGCAAGAGGGGAGACAGAATAAATATCAGGACAGCCTGCCCCCCCCAATCAACATATAG